The following proteins are co-located in the Pan troglodytes isolate AG18354 chromosome 5, NHGRI_mPanTro3-v2.0_pri, whole genome shotgun sequence genome:
- the SLC17A1 gene encoding sodium-dependent phosphate transport protein 1 isoform X3: MQMDNRLPPKKVPGFCSFRYGLSFLVHCCNVIITAQRACLNLTMVVMVNSTDPHGLPNTSTKKLLDNIKNPVYNWSPDIQGIILSSTSYGVIIIQVPVGYFSGIYSTKKMIGFALCLSSVLSLLIPPAAGIGVAWVIVCRAVQGAAQGIVATAQFEIYVKWAPPLERGRLTSMSTSGACGCAVCLLWFVLFYDDPKDHPCISISEKEYITSSLVQQVSSSRQSLPIKAMLKSLPVWAISIGCFTFFWSHNIMTLYTPMFINSMLHVNIKENGFLSSLPYLFAWICGNLAGQLSDFFLTRNILSVIAVRKLFTAAGFLLPAIFGVCLPYLSSSFYSIVIFLILAGATGSFCLGGVFINGLDIAPRYFGFIKACSTLTGMIGGLIASTLTGLILKQDPESAWFKTFILMAAINVTGLIFYLIVAKAEIQDWAKEKQHTRL, encoded by the exons ATGCAAATGGATAACCGGTTGCCTCCCAAAAAAG TTCCAGGTTTCTGTTCCTTTCGCTATGGATTGTCTTTCCTTGTGCACTGTTGTAATGTTATAATAACAGCACAGCGTGCGTGCCTGAACCTCACAATGGTAGTCATGGTGAATAGCACAGATCCACATGGTTTGCCCAACACCTCCACAAAGAAGCTCCTGGATAATATAAAG AACCCTGTGTATAATTGGAGCCCAGATATCCAGGGAATCATCTTGAGTTCCACCTCCTATGGTGTCATCATCATCCAAGTTCCTGTTGGATACTTCTCTGGAATATATTCTACAAAGAAAATGATTGGCTTTGCATTATGCCTCAGCTCTGTGTTAAGCCTGCTCATCCCACCAGCAGCTGGAATTGGAGTAGCTTGGGTCATTGTATGTCGAGCAGTTCAGGGAGCAGCCCAG GGGATAGTTGCAACAGCCCAGTTTGAAATATATGTCAAATGGGCTCCTCCCCTGGAGCGAGGCCGACTTACTTCTATGAGTACATCAG GTGCTTGTGGCTGTGCCGTATGTCTTCTCTGGTTCGTTCTGTTTTATGATGACCCCAAGGACCACCCATGTATAAGCATCAGTGAAAAGGAATACATCACATCCTCCCTGGTCCAGCAG GTCAGTTCAAGTAGACAATCTCTGCCTATCAAGGCTATGCTTAAGTCGCTTCCAGTCTGGGCTATTTCCATTGGTTGTTTTACGTTTTTCTGGTCACATAACATCATGACACTATACACTCCAATGTTTATCAACTCCATGCTTCATGTTAATATAAAAGAG AATGGGTTCTTGTCTTCCCTTCCCTATTTGTTTGCCTGGATCTGTGGTAACCTAGCAGGTCAGTTATCAGACTTCTTCCTGACCAGGAATATTCTCAGCGTAATTGCTGTCCGGAAACTCTTCACAGCAGCAG GATTTCTCCTTCCTGCAATCTTTGGTGTCTGCCTGCCTTACCTGAGTTCCAGCTTCTACAGCATTGTCATTTTCCTAATACTTGCTGGTGCAACAGGCAGCTTTTGCTTGGGTGGAGTGTTTATAAATGGCTTGGATATTGCTCCCAG ATATTTTGGATTTATTAAAGCATGTTCAACTTTAACTGGAATGATAGGAGGACTAATTGCTTCCACTTTGACTGGATTGATCCTTAAGCAG GATCCGGAATCCGCCTGGTTTAAAACCTTCATCCTGATGGCAGCCATTAATGTGACTGGCCTAATTTTCTACCTTATAGTTGCTAAAGCAGAAATTCAGGACTGGgctaaagaaaaacaacacacacGTCTCTGA
- the SLC17A1 gene encoding sodium-dependent phosphate transport protein 1 isoform X1 — MQMDNRLPPKKVPGFCSFRYGLSFLVHCCNVIITAQRACLNLTMVVMVNSTDPHGLPNTSTKKLLDNIKNPVYNWSPDIQGIILSSTSYGVIIIQVPVGYFSGIYSTKKMIGFALCLSSVLSLLIPPAAGIGVAWVIVCRAVQGAAQGIVATAQFEIYVKWAPPLERGRLTSMSTSGFLLGPFIVLLVTGVICESLGWPMVFYIFGACGCAVCLLWFVLFYDDPKDHPCISISEKEYITSSLVQQVSSSRQSLPIKAMLKSLPVWAISIGCFTFFWSHNIMTLYTPMFINSMLHVNIKENGFLSSLPYLFAWICGNLAGQLSDFFLTRNILSVIAVRKLFTAAGFLLPAIFGVCLPYLSSSFYSIVIFLILAGATGSFCLGGVFINGLDIAPRYFGFIKACSTLTGMIGGLIASTLTGLILKQDPESAWFKTFILMAAINVTGLIFYLIVAKAEIQDWAKEKQHTRL, encoded by the exons ATGCAAATGGATAACCGGTTGCCTCCCAAAAAAG TTCCAGGTTTCTGTTCCTTTCGCTATGGATTGTCTTTCCTTGTGCACTGTTGTAATGTTATAATAACAGCACAGCGTGCGTGCCTGAACCTCACAATGGTAGTCATGGTGAATAGCACAGATCCACATGGTTTGCCCAACACCTCCACAAAGAAGCTCCTGGATAATATAAAG AACCCTGTGTATAATTGGAGCCCAGATATCCAGGGAATCATCTTGAGTTCCACCTCCTATGGTGTCATCATCATCCAAGTTCCTGTTGGATACTTCTCTGGAATATATTCTACAAAGAAAATGATTGGCTTTGCATTATGCCTCAGCTCTGTGTTAAGCCTGCTCATCCCACCAGCAGCTGGAATTGGAGTAGCTTGGGTCATTGTATGTCGAGCAGTTCAGGGAGCAGCCCAG GGGATAGTTGCAACAGCCCAGTTTGAAATATATGTCAAATGGGCTCCTCCCCTGGAGCGAGGCCGACTTACTTCTATGAGTACATCAG GGTTTTTGCTGGGACCCTTTATTGTCCTACTTGTGACTGGAGTTATCTGTGAATCTCTGGGCTGGCCCATGGTCTTCTATATTTTTG GTGCTTGTGGCTGTGCCGTATGTCTTCTCTGGTTCGTTCTGTTTTATGATGACCCCAAGGACCACCCATGTATAAGCATCAGTGAAAAGGAATACATCACATCCTCCCTGGTCCAGCAG GTCAGTTCAAGTAGACAATCTCTGCCTATCAAGGCTATGCTTAAGTCGCTTCCAGTCTGGGCTATTTCCATTGGTTGTTTTACGTTTTTCTGGTCACATAACATCATGACACTATACACTCCAATGTTTATCAACTCCATGCTTCATGTTAATATAAAAGAG AATGGGTTCTTGTCTTCCCTTCCCTATTTGTTTGCCTGGATCTGTGGTAACCTAGCAGGTCAGTTATCAGACTTCTTCCTGACCAGGAATATTCTCAGCGTAATTGCTGTCCGGAAACTCTTCACAGCAGCAG GATTTCTCCTTCCTGCAATCTTTGGTGTCTGCCTGCCTTACCTGAGTTCCAGCTTCTACAGCATTGTCATTTTCCTAATACTTGCTGGTGCAACAGGCAGCTTTTGCTTGGGTGGAGTGTTTATAAATGGCTTGGATATTGCTCCCAG ATATTTTGGATTTATTAAAGCATGTTCAACTTTAACTGGAATGATAGGAGGACTAATTGCTTCCACTTTGACTGGATTGATCCTTAAGCAG GATCCGGAATCCGCCTGGTTTAAAACCTTCATCCTGATGGCAGCCATTAATGTGACTGGCCTAATTTTCTACCTTATAGTTGCTAAAGCAGAAATTCAGGACTGGgctaaagaaaaacaacacacacGTCTCTGA
- the SLC17A1 gene encoding sodium-dependent phosphate transport protein 1 isoform X2 produces the protein MGLNLVILESQYCVKLREKSSQRKKKSLFCPESVPGFCSFRYGLSFLVHCCNVIITAQRACLNLTMVVMVNSTDPHGLPNTSTKKLLDNIKNPVYNWSPDIQGIILSSTSYGVIIIQVPVGYFSGIYSTKKMIGFALCLSSVLSLLIPPAAGIGVAWVIVCRAVQGAAQGIVATAQFEIYVKWAPPLERGRLTSMSTSGFLLGPFIVLLVTGVICESLGWPMVFYIFGACGCAVCLLWFVLFYDDPKDHPCISISEKEYITSSLVQQVSSSRQSLPIKAMLKSLPVWAISIGCFTFFWSHNIMTLYTPMFINSMLHVNIKENGFLSSLPYLFAWICGNLAGQLSDFFLTRNILSVIAVRKLFTAAGFLLPAIFGVCLPYLSSSFYSIVIFLILAGATGSFCLGGVFINGLDIAPRYFGFIKACSTLTGMIGGLIASTLTGLILKQDPESAWFKTFILMAAINVTGLIFYLIVAKAEIQDWAKEKQHTRL, from the exons ATGGGGCTAAACTTGGTAATCCTAGAAAGTCAATATTGTGTAAAGTTGAGAGAAAAGTCTTCACAACGGAAGAAGAAATCACTTTTTTGTCCCGAATCAG TTCCAGGTTTCTGTTCCTTTCGCTATGGATTGTCTTTCCTTGTGCACTGTTGTAATGTTATAATAACAGCACAGCGTGCGTGCCTGAACCTCACAATGGTAGTCATGGTGAATAGCACAGATCCACATGGTTTGCCCAACACCTCCACAAAGAAGCTCCTGGATAATATAAAG AACCCTGTGTATAATTGGAGCCCAGATATCCAGGGAATCATCTTGAGTTCCACCTCCTATGGTGTCATCATCATCCAAGTTCCTGTTGGATACTTCTCTGGAATATATTCTACAAAGAAAATGATTGGCTTTGCATTATGCCTCAGCTCTGTGTTAAGCCTGCTCATCCCACCAGCAGCTGGAATTGGAGTAGCTTGGGTCATTGTATGTCGAGCAGTTCAGGGAGCAGCCCAG GGGATAGTTGCAACAGCCCAGTTTGAAATATATGTCAAATGGGCTCCTCCCCTGGAGCGAGGCCGACTTACTTCTATGAGTACATCAG GGTTTTTGCTGGGACCCTTTATTGTCCTACTTGTGACTGGAGTTATCTGTGAATCTCTGGGCTGGCCCATGGTCTTCTATATTTTTG GTGCTTGTGGCTGTGCCGTATGTCTTCTCTGGTTCGTTCTGTTTTATGATGACCCCAAGGACCACCCATGTATAAGCATCAGTGAAAAGGAATACATCACATCCTCCCTGGTCCAGCAG GTCAGTTCAAGTAGACAATCTCTGCCTATCAAGGCTATGCTTAAGTCGCTTCCAGTCTGGGCTATTTCCATTGGTTGTTTTACGTTTTTCTGGTCACATAACATCATGACACTATACACTCCAATGTTTATCAACTCCATGCTTCATGTTAATATAAAAGAG AATGGGTTCTTGTCTTCCCTTCCCTATTTGTTTGCCTGGATCTGTGGTAACCTAGCAGGTCAGTTATCAGACTTCTTCCTGACCAGGAATATTCTCAGCGTAATTGCTGTCCGGAAACTCTTCACAGCAGCAG GATTTCTCCTTCCTGCAATCTTTGGTGTCTGCCTGCCTTACCTGAGTTCCAGCTTCTACAGCATTGTCATTTTCCTAATACTTGCTGGTGCAACAGGCAGCTTTTGCTTGGGTGGAGTGTTTATAAATGGCTTGGATATTGCTCCCAG ATATTTTGGATTTATTAAAGCATGTTCAACTTTAACTGGAATGATAGGAGGACTAATTGCTTCCACTTTGACTGGATTGATCCTTAAGCAG GATCCGGAATCCGCCTGGTTTAAAACCTTCATCCTGATGGCAGCCATTAATGTGACTGGCCTAATTTTCTACCTTATAGTTGCTAAAGCAGAAATTCAGGACTGGgctaaagaaaaacaacacacacGTCTCTGA